The genomic interval CCCTTTAATTATAATGGCCAATCATATTACTGCTCATGATCCACCAATTGTTGGTAGTATTATGAATAGAAAAGTTTATTTTATGGCTAAAAAAGAATTATTTGAAAATCCATTTCTAGATAAAATATTACGAGCAATAGGTACTTTTCCTGTGAAAAGAGGTAGGCCAGATAGAAGTGCATTTAGAGAGTCATTTAGACTTTTAAATAATAATAAAGTTATTTGTATTTTTCCTGAAGGTACTAGATCTAAAAATGGAGAATTAGGAAATGCAAAAGCAGGTTCGATAATGATTGCTTTAAGAAGTGAAGCACCTATATTACCAGTAGGCATTAAAAAAGATGGCCGTCAATTTAAAATTTCAATAGGAGAGGCATTTACACTTGACGAATTTTACGGTGAAAAATTATCTCGAGATGAAAGAAAAATTGTAGGAGAAAAAATCAT from Halanaerobiales bacterium carries:
- a CDS encoding lysophospholipid acyltransferase family protein is translated as MNILGNIIYGFMYGSAWLYFTIVHNWKIKGKENRPDDGPLIIMANHITAHDPPIVGSIMNRKVYFMAKKELFENPFLDKILRAIGTFPVKRGRPDRSAFRESFRLLNNNKVICIFPEGTRSKNGELGNAKAGSIMIALRSEAPILPVGIKKDGRQFKISIGEAFTLDEFYGEKLSRDERKIVGEKIMKKIEKEIEKI